GTTTCGGATGTAGTTGATGATTGCGCCGGGGGAAACCGAGAGAGGCAGTTTCTCATAGGCTTGTTTCAAACGTTTCATTTTTTCTTCGAATCGTCGTCGTTCGAAGTTCCTCACGAGCCCGCCTCCTTTTTAAGATGCGTTTCTTCCCTGTATTTATTTAAGGAACGCCGGATGTAGACCTTTTGTTTCATGCAATAAAAAAAAAGCCTTGCGTCCATGTATATTTCGCAAGACCTTTGGCAATGATGAACCTTGTAACGTTTTATAATTCCCCCCTGAAGGAGACGGCCTCTTAGCGAGGTTCCGTCTCTTTTTCGTGTGTTTCAACGAACAACTCGTCGATCGGCACGCCGAAGAGATCGGCAATTTCGGCCAGCTTTTCGGCAGTGAATTGACTCCTTCCCCGTTCCAAATAATAGTAACCGTTCGGACTGTCGTATCCGATTGCATATGCAATGTCAGCAAGAGTAAGTTCTTCTTTAAGCCTCAGCTGCTTGATCTTTTTCAAATCGACCTTTTTCGTCATAAACTGCATCACTCCAATTACCATTCCGGCAATATTTTCTTTAATTTTACAAAATATTTCAATGAAAGTCAATTTTCATTTTCCTTTTCGGTAAATCTTTCAGTCCTGATTTACCAAAAT
The Bacillales bacterium genome window above contains:
- a CDS encoding helix-turn-helix transcriptional regulator, with protein sequence MTKKVDLKKIKQLRLKEELTLADIAYAIGYDSPNGYYYLERGRSQFTAEKLAEIADLFGVPIDELFVETHEKETEPR